ATAAGAAACTTGTCATCAGCTCTAGATTCTGTTTACAACGGTTTTCTTCTGCTCAATTCCGGTACAAAACAGTTGGTAAAATACAGCTAGAATGTATGTATTGTAAAACAAAACCAGACAGGCACAATGGGTGATGAGATAAGAGCCCAACACTGCTCACCAGGCATGAGATAGATCGGCGTCCTATACAACCACATCTCAGACTCGCAGTACAATCAAGATACACAAAGTCTACACAGCAGCAGCCACCCCTGCTGGGTGGGGTGGGTAGGGTCCGACCAAGGGACAAGCCAAGTCGCACTTATTTGCAGAACGGGAGCAAGAGAGATGAGCTGTAGGTGCCAAGTGAAGGGGCTACAACACCGGTGTATTATGACGGATGGCCAGCCCGGGGGGCAGTATCATCAGCCTCTTCCATATGAACCGCCTCCCCCACGCTGAGGGTACGAGTCTTCCTGCCCGCCACCCCTCCCATAGCCTCCTCTGCCACTGCCGCCACCATAGTAGTTATCCTGCCCGCCACCACCCCTTCCCATGTTTCCATGGCCTCCTCTCCCACTACCATAGTAGTTCTcctggccgccgccccttccCATGTTTCCATAGTCTCCTCTGCCACTGTAGTACGACCCACGGGAACGCCCACCACCCCCACGGTAACCACCACGTCCACCGCCACGGTAGGGCTGGCGATGCCTTGCGAAATCACCAAAAGTCTGCACAAAGACAATCATCAGATACGGATACAAAGCGCATCAGAAAAGAAAGAATGTGGCTCTTAATGTATGTACCTCTGTGTCCATTTTCCTCAGTTCTGAAAACCTTGGCCTTCCGTTCTGCCCACCTCGTCCAAATGTTCCACCAGAAAGGGAATCGAAGAAATCATCCTTCACGTAGACAGGCTGCATAAAGAATGAAACAAAAGGTTGATTTTTTTTGCCTGAATACACAAGCCTTTGAATGCCAAACAGGCACAAGAAATTATCAAACCTTGACATCTAGCTCTGGATTGTCTGTTTCCTCGTACTCGAGGTCTTCATCAAATACATCATCTCCTTGCTCACCATCTTTGTCTCTAGACTGGGATTTCCTACCAAGATGGCCCCATACTTCATCTTTGTTAAACTTCTCATTCATGGCCATAAAATCAAACTCTTCAGTAAATTTTGTTGACGCTTGCGACAACTGCACGACAAGAAAAGAGGAAGCATGAGTACCTCAGTCCAATCAAGCCAAACGTTCTTTAATAAGAAGCATTTTCATTGTTTCATACAAGAACATGTAAACATGATACAAGAGGTCGACCTCTTCACAATAAATAACTGGAATAATGTCTACATGATTTAGGCCTCAATATAGTGAAGGGCTTCAAGTTTCAGCTATTTGAGTTAAAAGCTCCTCTTCTCCAGGGAAAACCCCACCGTCGCATACAGAAATTAGATGAGTGAGGCCACCCACCAAACGATCAAGACCGACTACTGATCAATCTCATGCAGGAGATGGCACTTGCAAACGAGAACTAAACAGACTACACTACGCAGACACAACGCACCCCCTATCATATGTACATTATATCGTACATGTCACTTTTCCCTGTGTGTACAAATTCAGAACATGTGAATCCCTAAatttatactccctccgtaaagaaatataagagtagTGATCTAaatatatttctttacagagggattACTAACAAAATGAATTGATGCTAAAAGGTAACAGAAAGATATGTGCAGTATACTGATAAACAAATTTTTTTGAGATATAGAAGTGCGTACATGTATCACAACTGATACAAGTATTCCCTCAAATGTGAGAATGCAAAATAGTAATGTACCAATAATCTACTTTTGGCATAGATAAAATGAAGACACCCAAGATAATTTGGATAGCAAGCCTGTTTAAAAAAATACAAGCGATCCAACTGAAATAAGAAATCCACAACAAAGAAAAATTGCAGGCACCGGCAGTAGTACAGATGAAAACATGCAGGATCAATATATCATTCAATATAGACAACGCGAACAAAAAAAACAAGATATACTGGAGTGCATGTGGCATACCGCACTGCCTCTACCCCTTCCACGGCCCCTATAGTTGTGGTGGCCCTGTGAACCAGCTCCATTGTGCTGAAAATAAAGTGAGGCACAACATAATAAGGATAGGCCTAATAATGAGCACAGAAAGATAGACAAGATGCTAAGATTTTTCAGAAAGCTGTTATGACGACATATGCCTAGTAGGTTTAACGATGTTCATTTCAAAAGCAAGTTTGGTGTAAGAAAAGGTGTAAGCAAAAGCAAGGATCCCTTATTTTGCATTAAGAAACAAGATGATTCGATGAGTACATGGCAAGTTGACGACATCTATCAATCAGAAAACTGAGAAATATTTTAACTTGAGATGATAAACAGAGTTTTGAGGCGGTTAACTAGACACTAAACTGGTTGAGTAAGCAGTAACCAGCCAAATTCAAAACCTGATTTCACATTTGATCATTTTAATTGTATGGTAGTAAACTAGTTGTGAAGAATCCAGTATTACCCTCTAACAATGTTAAGATCCTGGCTTTAAAAGCTTCAAACAGTTAGTGATATTCTGAGTTGGACAAAGCATCTACAAAATACTATCTAACCATAATTGCTGCTTAAACATGTCCAGCCACATGAAGCCAGGAAAAATGATGGGTCTCCAGAAAAGGGAAGTCAAGAAAAGGAAAAGAACAAGGGGTGAAAACACAATTCCTTTGGCAAAATCAAGCAAGTTTCTCATGATAAGCCCATCTGGCCGCTAATTATATAGTATAACTCtgaagaaaaaaaatcatgtaTCTAAATGCATGCAAATACAAATATAGAAACGGTGGTATTACCCGTTGAGGTGTCTGTTTTGGCAATGGCAGTATAGGCTCATTATTTTCAGCACGTGCCGGAGGATCAGGTAGCAGTGGTTCTGCAACCTTTGTTTTAGTGTCAGCAGGCTTGGCGATGTTGTTGCTCATCTGTAAAGGTGTTTGCATGGACTGAGATGATGAAAGCATGGATGGAGCATTCTGCAATAGCTGGCCAGATGATGCTAACAAAGGTGCTGGGATCTCCAATCCAGCAAGACTAGATGAGGCAATAGACGAAGAAATTGCCTGGGATGCTGTTTGGTGCGACAGTGTTGAGCCTGGATTTACAGCAGGAGTCTTACTACTAACAAGAGAATTTAAGCTCTGTGATGCTGTTGCACTAGTTTCAGTCATGGAAATTGGCTGACTGGCTACAGGAAGAGAGGCACCATGAGATGGCACCGGAGGAGTAAACAAAGGTACCATGTTCGGCAGCAGAGGCTTTGATGTTTCTGGGCCTAATAAGCTAGCAGAAGGTGCCGTTGTAGCAGGTGTGGCACTTGAGGAAGGACCCTGAGCAGTAGCAGATGGTTGCAACAAGGGGGGGCCAGATGGTAAAGATGGATTCAGTCCTGGATACTGGAAAGTCTGTGGAGCTGATAATCC
This sequence is a window from Triticum urartu cultivar G1812 unplaced genomic scaffold, Tu2.1 TuUngrouped_contig_6714, whole genome shotgun sequence. Protein-coding genes within it:
- the LOC125531005 gene encoding protein decapping 5-like (The sequence of the model RefSeq protein was modified relative to this genomic sequence to represent the inferred CDS: added 211 bases not found in genome assembly); protein product: MAAEAPPPQPPSSSSSSSAAAPARQAPAAGAASPETYLGSLISLTSKSEIRYEGVLYNINTEESSIGLRNVRSFGTEGRKKDGIQIPASDKVYEYILFRGSDIKDLQVKSSPPPPQPQPAPLHNDPAIIQSHYPQPASTASSLQSAAGAALPHLSSQPAQYGFQRPNFPSNIPLYQPGNNPWGSSGQAPAGNASALSVPPMYWQGYYTPAGGLPSHLQQPTMLQPTPGLSAPQTFQYPGLNPSLPSGPPLLQPSATAQGPSSSATPATTAPSASLLGPETSKPLLPNMVPLFTPPVPSHGASLPVASQPISMTETSATASQSLNSLVSSKTPAVNPGSTLSHQTASQAISSSIASSSLAGLEIPAPLLASSGQLLQNAPSMLSSSQSMQTPLQMSNNIAKPADTKTKVAEPLLPDPPARAENNEPILPLPKQTPQRHNGAGSQGHHNYRGRGRGRGSALSQASTKFTEEFDFMAMNEKFNKDEVWGHLGRKSQSRDKDGEQGDDVFDEDLEYEETDNPELDVKPVYVKDDFFDSLSGGTFGRGGQNGRPRFSELRKMDTETFGDFARHRQPYRGGGRGGYRGGGGRSRGSYYSGRGDYGNMGRGGGQENYYGSGRGGHGNMGRGGGGQDNYYGGGSGRGGYGRGGGQEDSYPQRGGGGSYGRG